A segment of the Desulfobacterales bacterium genome:
CAAAACGGAGCATAATTTAATAAAAGCCTTGTCGTCGGTCATACGGTCCCCCCCGCAACCGTTCCCTCATAAATCGCCTGTTTGATGCTCCTGGGCTCAATGCAGTCGCCAACACGATGGACTTCATAGCCTGACAAAGCGAGCTGTTGGTATAGCCTGTTATCGGGTCGATTGCCCATTGCCATCACCACCCGGTCGGCCGCAATGGAAGTTTCTGTCCCCTCATTTCCGCTGATCTGCACGCCATTATCGAGAATGCGCACCAGTTTGGCGCCCGTCAGCATCGTAACCTTGTTTTCTTCCAGTTTTTTCAGGATCACTTTGCGGGTAATGGTTTCAAGATTGACCGCCATTTCGGAAAGCATCTCCACAATGGTGACATTGCAGCCGAGTTCGGCCAGGTACAGGGCCGTCTCGCACCCACTTGCACCGCCGCCGACAATAACCGTGTTGACCCAATCGGGCTGCCGGCCGTTTTGGATATCATCGACACAAACGACCATTTTACGGTCGACACCTTCTATCTGCGGCAGCAGCGGCATGGCACCGGTAGCCAGAATGACCACATCGGGACTCGCAGCGCGTATCACGTCCGGCGTGGCTTCACAATTTAAATGAAATTTCACGCCGGCCATGCGGTTCTGTTTTATAAGGAATTTAATCAGGTTGGAGATTTCTTTTTTAAACCCGGGGACACTCCCGACAATCAGCTTTCCGCCGATAGCCTCCTTTTTTTCGAACAGGTGGACCTCATGCCCCCTTTTAGCTGCTATCCGGGCGGCATTCAGCCCGCCGGGCCCACTGCCGATCACCAGCACCTTCCTTGCTTTTTCAGCCGGCTGAAAGTTCAAGCGTTTTTCCCTTCCCAGAACGGGATTGACCAGGCACTCGACCCGACCTTTTCGAAAGATGGACGCCATACAGGTGTTGCAGGCAATGCACGACCGTATTTCTTCCAGGCGGCCTGCTTTGGCCTTTTTGGGCATCTCCGGGTCCGCCAAAAGCCCGCGTCCCATGCAGACCAGGTCGGCTGTTTTCTGCCTGATGATTTTATCGGCCAGAAGCGGATCGTTGATCCGGCCGACCGTCATCACCGGAATTTTCAGCGCGTGTTTAATCTTTGCAGCCGAATCCGC
Coding sequences within it:
- a CDS encoding NAD(P)/FAD-dependent oxidoreductase, which encodes MKHLFTPFQIRRLKLENRIVMPGLASFLFESDGSVTDRTVEHYRRRAAGGPAMVITEACAVSPEGIVSPHQARIYDDGFIEGFAKISAAIRSEGAVAALQIHHSGRQTSARVIGQDPLAPSELPCPSIQCRVTPLSIDGIHGLVQKFGAAAQRAHQAGFELIEIHGAHGYLINQFLSGFSNIRTDLYGGDTVKRARFAREIVREVRQRVGSDFPISFKISAQEFVPGGLTVAESIEILKILVNAGIDIVQVSAGNDATPEWICQPMFMKKACLADSAAKIKHALKIPVMTVGRINDPLLADKIIRQKTADLVCMGRGLLADPEMPKKAKAGRLEEIRSCIACNTCMASIFRKGRVECLVNPVLGREKRLNFQPAEKARKVLVIGSGPGGLNAARIAAKRGHEVHLFEKKEAIGGKLIVGSVPGFKKEISNLIKFLIKQNRMAGVKFHLNCEATPDVIRAASPDVVILATGAMPLLPQIEGVDRKMVVCVDDIQNGRQPDWVNTVIVGGGASGCETALYLAELGCNVTIVEMLSEMAVNLETITRKVILKKLEENKVTMLTGAKLVRILDNGVQISGNEGTETSIAADRVVMAMGNRPDNRLYQQLALSGYEVHRVGDCIEPRSIKQAIYEGTVAGGTV